Proteins from a genomic interval of Streptomyces sp. NBC_00820:
- a CDS encoding IclR family transcriptional regulator yields the protein MSQTVDRALGILPLLAEGPADLGQVADRLGVHKSTALRLLRTLREHGLVYRQSDQRYRLGARLFALAQEAMENLDIREIAHPHLVRLNEACGHTVHLAVHEEDEVLYIDKVDSRYPVRMYSRVGKPVAITVAAVAKLLLADLPEPERRALAETLDYPLYTSRSTPNAAAFLRELEKVREQGWASDLGGHEESINCVAAPIRGADGRVVAAMSVSAPNVVVTADELLSLLPQVRRSADAISGEYSGRTPQKDPTA from the coding sequence ATGAGCCAGACCGTCGACCGAGCCCTCGGCATCCTGCCGCTGCTCGCCGAGGGCCCCGCCGACCTCGGCCAGGTCGCCGACCGCCTCGGCGTGCACAAGTCCACGGCGCTGCGGCTCCTGCGCACCCTGCGCGAGCACGGCCTGGTCTACCGCCAGTCCGACCAGCGCTACCGGCTCGGCGCCCGGCTCTTCGCCCTCGCCCAGGAGGCGATGGAGAACCTCGACATCCGCGAGATCGCCCACCCCCACCTCGTACGCCTCAACGAGGCCTGCGGGCACACCGTGCACCTCGCCGTCCACGAGGAGGACGAGGTGCTCTACATCGACAAGGTGGACAGCCGCTACCCGGTACGCATGTACTCGCGCGTCGGCAAGCCCGTCGCCATCACCGTCGCGGCCGTGGCGAAACTGCTCCTCGCCGACCTGCCCGAACCCGAGCGTCGCGCCCTCGCGGAGACGCTCGACTACCCCCTCTACACGTCCCGTTCCACCCCCAACGCCGCAGCCTTCCTGCGGGAGTTGGAGAAGGTGCGCGAACAGGGCTGGGCCTCCGACCTGGGTGGCCACGAGGAATCCATCAACTGCGTCGCGGCCCCCATCCGCGGCGCCGACGGCCGGGTGGTCGCCGCGATGTCGGTGTCCGCGCCGAACGTCGTCGTCACCGCCGACGAACTCCTCTCCCTGCTGCCGCAGGTGCGCCGCAGCGCGGACGCGATCAGCGGCGAGTACTCCGGAAGAACCCCACAGAAGGACCCCACAGCATGA
- a CDS encoding sugar kinase produces MVTFLPTRPGRLADAPAFERTIGGAESNVACALAAAGHSVRWVSRVGADGFGDHLVEAIGSYGVDVTRVARDPERPTGVYFRTAADRATAAHEVAYYRAGSAASAMNADNVDLTAVRAARVLHLSGITAALSEDCLELMRELTAPRPGRPLVSFDVNYRPALWRDAEGPRVLLELARRADIVFVGDDEAREAWGLRGGRAVREALPEPELVVVKQGPGGAVVFDRSAGGADRNTEGCDRNTGAFGRSACGTEDFGGTEGADGTVTHAPAPRVDVVAHVGAGDAFAAGFLSATLRGLPVRDRLRHGHLMAAATLTAPGDLAAPPARSHADRLTALDDTAWEKLRLGPGWTQADQAPEEASTP; encoded by the coding sequence ATGGTCACCTTCCTCCCCACCCGTCCCGGCCGCCTCGCCGACGCCCCCGCCTTCGAACGGACCATCGGCGGAGCCGAGTCCAACGTGGCGTGCGCGCTGGCGGCCGCCGGACACTCCGTGCGCTGGGTGAGCAGGGTGGGAGCTGACGGGTTCGGGGACCATCTGGTCGAGGCGATCGGGTCGTACGGCGTCGACGTCACGCGCGTGGCGCGGGACCCGGAGCGCCCGACGGGCGTCTACTTCCGCACGGCGGCCGACCGGGCCACGGCGGCGCACGAGGTGGCGTACTACCGGGCCGGTTCGGCTGCCTCCGCGATGAACGCGGACAACGTGGACCTGACGGCGGTACGCGCCGCCCGGGTGCTGCACCTGTCGGGCATCACGGCGGCCCTGTCCGAGGACTGCCTGGAGCTGATGCGCGAACTGACCGCGCCGCGCCCGGGCCGCCCGCTGGTCTCCTTCGACGTCAACTACCGGCCCGCGCTGTGGCGGGACGCCGAGGGCCCGCGGGTGCTGCTGGAACTGGCGCGGCGCGCCGACATCGTCTTCGTCGGCGACGACGAGGCACGCGAGGCATGGGGGCTGCGCGGCGGCCGCGCCGTCCGGGAGGCGCTGCCCGAACCGGAACTCGTGGTCGTCAAGCAGGGCCCGGGCGGAGCGGTCGTGTTCGACCGGAGCGCGGGCGGCGCCGACCGGAACACCGAAGGCTGCGACCGGAACACTGGCGCCTTCGGCCGGAGCGCCTGCGGCACGGAGGACTTCGGCGGCACCGAGGGCGCCGACGGCACCGTGACCCACGCCCCGGCCCCTCGCGTGGACGTCGTCGCCCACGTCGGCGCCGGTGACGCCTTCGCCGCGGGCTTCCTCTCCGCCACCCTGCGCGGCCTGCCCGTCCGGGACCGGCTGCGGCACGGCCACCTGATGGCGGCGGCCACCCTCACCGCCCCCGGCGATCTCGCCGCCCCGCCCGCCCGGAGCCACGCCGACCGCCTGACGGCCCTGGACGACACCGCATGGGAGAAACTTCGACTCGGCCCCGGCTGGACGCAAGCCGATCAGGCCCCGGAGGAGGCAAGCACCCCATGA
- a CDS encoding alanine racemase: MAHDTGSIEALAHLAEERVDHRFKGLPPSATGLTVAELAGQRRNLFTDGFTTPVLALSAERLEHNLALMESYTVRHGLTFAPHGKTSMAPQLFHRQIEHGAWGITLAVPHQVRVARAFGVARIFLANELVDAPALRWIAAELAADPEFRFVCYVDSVRGVELMEAALSGAARPVDVVVELGAGEGARTGARTEADAAAIADAVADAPSLRLVGVAGYEAQVPGASPESVREWLNRLVALAVEFDKAGRFAGADGIVVSAGGSEWFDAVADVFTGIPELSLPVLKLLRSGAYVSHDDVHYNELTPFNRVPEEGALEPAFRLWAQVVSRPSPEQAFVNAGKRDAAYDLDHPVAHAVRRDGAERPADGVEVTALSDQHLWLSTAPEADVEVGDWVAFGLSHPCTAFDKWQLIPVAEADGTVVDYIRTFF, from the coding sequence ATGGCCCATGACACCGGCAGCATCGAAGCGCTCGCCCACCTCGCCGAGGAGCGTGTGGACCACCGCTTCAAGGGGCTTCCGCCGAGCGCCACGGGCCTGACCGTCGCCGAGCTGGCCGGCCAGCGCCGCAACCTGTTCACCGACGGCTTCACCACTCCCGTCCTCGCCCTGTCCGCCGAGCGGCTGGAGCACAACCTCGCGCTCATGGAGTCGTACACGGTCCGGCACGGGCTGACCTTCGCCCCGCACGGCAAGACCTCCATGGCGCCGCAGCTGTTCCACCGCCAGATCGAGCACGGGGCGTGGGGGATCACCCTCGCGGTGCCGCACCAGGTGCGGGTGGCAAGGGCGTTCGGCGTCGCGCGGATCTTCCTCGCCAACGAGCTGGTGGACGCCCCGGCCCTGCGCTGGATCGCCGCCGAACTGGCCGCCGACCCGGAGTTCCGCTTCGTCTGCTACGTCGACTCCGTGCGCGGGGTCGAGCTGATGGAGGCGGCGCTGAGCGGGGCGGCGCGCCCGGTGGACGTGGTGGTGGAACTGGGCGCCGGCGAGGGCGCCCGGACCGGTGCCCGCACGGAGGCGGACGCCGCGGCGATCGCCGACGCGGTGGCGGACGCGCCGTCGCTGCGCCTGGTCGGCGTTGCGGGGTACGAGGCCCAGGTGCCGGGCGCCTCGCCGGAGTCGGTGCGGGAGTGGCTGAACCGACTGGTCGCGCTGGCCGTGGAGTTCGACAAGGCGGGGCGGTTCGCGGGGGCGGACGGGATCGTGGTGAGCGCGGGCGGCAGCGAGTGGTTCGACGCGGTCGCGGACGTCTTCACCGGCATCCCCGAACTCTCGCTGCCCGTACTGAAGTTGCTGCGTTCCGGCGCCTACGTCTCGCACGACGACGTGCACTACAACGAGCTCACGCCGTTCAACCGGGTCCCCGAAGAGGGCGCCCTGGAACCCGCGTTCCGGCTGTGGGCGCAGGTCGTCTCCCGGCCCTCCCCCGAACAGGCCTTCGTCAACGCGGGCAAGCGGGACGCGGCCTACGACCTCGACCACCCCGTGGCCCACGCGGTACGCCGGGACGGCGCCGAGCGGCCGGCGGACGGCGTCGAGGTGACCGCCCTGTCCGACCAGCACCTGTGGCTGAGCACCGCACCGGAGGCGGACGTCGAGGTCGGCGACTGGGTCGCCTTCGGGCTCTCCCACCCGTGCACGGCCTTCGACAAGTGGCAGCTGATCCCGGTGGCCGAGGCGGACGGCACGGTCGTCGACTACATCCGCACGTTCTTCTAG
- a CDS encoding GntP family permease, with protein sequence MSFPLAAPAPAPAAPPHTGGLLLLLDGTAGLLTVAAIGIALLLFLIIKVRVQPFVALLTVSITVGLLAGLSVTELFGTVQRSDAVSTIESGMGGILGHVAVIIGLGTMLGAILEVSGGAEVLAARLLGLFGERRAPLAMGLTGLIFGIPVFFDVGIFVLAPIVYAAAKRGGKSILLYCLPLLAGLSMTHAFLPPHPGPVAAAGLLHVQLGWVVLMGVVCGLPAVLAAWAFSAWVGRRIFVAVPQDMVEAAQEAKRAVLDEQRASGVEPQEKPVPLATVLGIIGTPLVLILAATFSSVALDPSTGRSVIEFFGHPFVALTLALFLAYYLLGIRRGWSRKSLETVSTSSLKPIGNILLVVGAGGVFGAVLKASGVAQALSDTFHDVGLPVIVLSYLISLVLRVAQGSATVAIVTTAGIVAPLLTEGHHSQAFAALVIMAISAGSIFASHVNDGGFWMVAKYFGITERDTLKTWTVLESVLSVAGFAVAGAVSVFVS encoded by the coding sequence ATGTCCTTCCCGCTCGCCGCACCAGCCCCCGCTCCCGCCGCACCACCCCACACCGGAGGCCTGCTCCTCCTCCTCGACGGCACCGCAGGACTCCTCACCGTCGCAGCCATCGGCATAGCCCTGCTGCTGTTCCTCATCATCAAGGTGCGCGTCCAGCCGTTCGTGGCCCTGCTCACCGTCTCCATAACCGTCGGCCTGCTCGCCGGCCTCTCGGTCACCGAACTCTTCGGCACCGTCCAGCGCTCCGACGCCGTCTCCACCATCGAGTCCGGCATGGGCGGCATCCTCGGCCACGTCGCCGTCATCATCGGCCTCGGCACCATGCTCGGCGCGATCCTGGAGGTCAGCGGCGGAGCGGAGGTGCTGGCCGCCCGCCTGCTCGGGCTGTTCGGCGAGCGCCGGGCCCCGCTCGCCATGGGCCTGACCGGCCTGATCTTCGGTATCCCGGTCTTCTTCGACGTCGGTATCTTCGTCCTCGCGCCGATCGTCTACGCGGCCGCCAAGCGGGGTGGCAAGTCGATCCTGCTCTACTGCCTCCCGCTCCTCGCGGGCCTGTCGATGACCCACGCCTTCCTGCCCCCGCACCCCGGCCCGGTGGCCGCCGCCGGCCTGCTGCACGTCCAGCTCGGCTGGGTCGTCCTCATGGGCGTCGTCTGCGGCCTCCCGGCCGTGCTGGCCGCCTGGGCGTTCTCGGCGTGGGTCGGGCGGCGCATCTTCGTCGCCGTACCGCAGGACATGGTGGAGGCGGCGCAGGAGGCCAAGCGGGCCGTCCTCGACGAGCAGCGCGCCTCGGGTGTGGAGCCGCAGGAGAAGCCCGTGCCCCTGGCCACGGTCCTCGGCATCATCGGCACGCCGCTGGTGCTGATCCTCGCCGCCACCTTCTCCTCCGTCGCGCTCGACCCCTCCACGGGCCGCTCGGTCATCGAGTTCTTCGGACACCCCTTCGTCGCCCTCACCCTCGCCCTGTTCCTCGCCTACTACCTGCTGGGCATCCGGCGCGGCTGGTCCCGCAAGTCCCTGGAGACGGTGTCCACTTCGTCCCTCAAGCCGATCGGCAACATCCTGCTGGTGGTCGGCGCGGGCGGTGTCTTCGGCGCGGTCCTCAAGGCCAGCGGCGTCGCCCAGGCCCTCTCCGACACCTTCCACGACGTGGGCCTGCCGGTGATCGTCCTGTCGTACCTGATCTCGCTCGTGCTGCGGGTCGCCCAGGGCTCGGCCACGGTCGCGATCGTGACGACGGCGGGCATCGTGGCCCCGCTCCTGACCGAGGGCCACCATTCCCAGGCCTTCGCCGCGCTGGTCATCATGGCCATCTCCGCGGGCTCCATCTTCGCCTCGCACGTCAACGACGGCGGCTTCTGGATGGTCGCCAAGTACTTCGGCATCACCGAACGCGACACCCTGAAGACCTGGACGGTCCTGGAGTCGGTGCTGTCGGTGGCGGGGTTCGCGGTGGCCGGCGCGGTGAGCGTGTTCGTGTCGTAG
- a CDS encoding RidA family protein translates to MTEKTALTPKTHTTPPAKFSHGVKKGNILQVAGQVGFLPAEEGKPPTPAGPTLREQTLQTLANVKAILEEGGASWDDAMMIRVYLTDVDHFAEMNDIYNTYFEEQGLTQPPAARTTVYVGLPAGLLVEIDALAVLG, encoded by the coding sequence ATGACCGAGAAGACCGCCCTCACCCCCAAGACCCACACCACCCCGCCCGCGAAGTTCTCGCACGGCGTGAAGAAGGGCAACATCCTCCAGGTGGCCGGCCAGGTCGGCTTCCTCCCGGCCGAGGAGGGCAAGCCCCCGACGCCGGCCGGCCCCACCCTGCGCGAGCAGACCCTCCAGACCCTCGCCAACGTCAAGGCGATCCTGGAGGAGGGCGGCGCTAGCTGGGACGACGCGATGATGATCCGCGTCTACCTCACCGACGTGGACCACTTCGCCGAGATGAACGACATCTACAACACCTACTTCGAGGAGCAGGGCCTCACCCAGCCGCCCGCCGCCCGCACGACGGTCTACGTCGGCCTGCCGGCCGGACTCCTCGTCGAGATCGACGCGCTGGCCGTACTCGGCTGA